One genomic segment of Gossypium arboreum isolate Shixiya-1 chromosome 3, ASM2569848v2, whole genome shotgun sequence includes these proteins:
- the LOC108474778 gene encoding multicopper oxidase LPR1-like codes for MKAFPFKAYLSLSLTHTQYSRFLPLFSLVSMRRILLSLLLLAHLGELGAEDRLLNPSKLEMFVDELPDMPKIQGFRMLNTSPKPKSLMIGMFKKKWKFHRDLPPTPVFAYGASSRRATVPGPTIEALQGIDTYVTWKNFLPSKHILPWDPTIPTAIPATKTGIPTVVHLHGGMHEPANDGNANSWFTAGFKENGPDWSKRTYHYNNNQQPGSLWYHDHAMGLTRVNLLAGLIGAYVIRHPEVEGPLELPHGVEFDRPLIVFDRSFRRDGSIYMNSTGNNPSIHPQWQPEYFGDVIIVNGKAWPKMTVRRRKYRLRIINASNARFFRFFFTNGLEFIHVASDSTYLGEPVVTNETLLAPSEIADVVVDFSKSETDEAVLANDAPYPYPSGDPVNGSNGKIMKFTIKKKREFDTWRVPDKLIQYPSPDLSSATQRRYIAMYEYTSDIGEPTHLYINGKPYEEPATETPKAGTSEIWNVINLTEDNHPMHIHLALFTVLDQTELVRAEEFKACMSKMNDAIKCQISKHARGKKLSVAAHEKGWKNVYKMTPGYVTRILVRFSYIHSNTSYSFDPTGMPGYVYHCHILDHEDNAMMRPLVVMK; via the exons ATGAAGGCATTCCCTTTCAAAGCCtatctctctctttctctcactcACACACAGTACTCACGCTTCCTCCCTTTGTTTTCTCTGGTTTCCATGAGGAGGATTCTGCTTTCTCTCCTACTTTTAGCTCACCTTGGGGAGCTCGGCGCTGAAGATAGGCTTCTGAATCCATCAAAACTGGAGATGTTCGTTGATGAGCTTCCAGATATGCCTAAAATCCAAGGTTTTCGTATGCTCAATACTTCCCCCAAACCCAAGTCACTCATGATTGGCATGTTCAAGAAAAAATGG AAATTCCACAGGGACTTGCCTCCAACGCCAGTGTTCGCCTATGGTGCTTCAAGCCGCAGGGCAACAGTCCCCGGTCCGACCATCGAGGCACTCCAGGGAATTGACACTTACGTGACATGGAAAAACTTTCTCCCATCAAAGCACATACTGCCATGGGATCCGACAATTCCCACTGCCATACCTGCAACCAAGACGGGAATCCCTACCGTAGTGCACCTCCATGGCGGCATGCATGAACCCGCCAATGATGGAAACGCAAACTCATGGTTCACTGCTGGATTCAAAGAGAACGGTCCTgactggtctaagagaacatatCACTACAACAATAATCAGCAGCCTGGAAGTCTTTGGTACCATGATCATGCCATGGGGTTGACCAGAGTCAACCTATTAGCCGGTCTGATTGGAGCCTATGTTATTCGACACCCTGAGGTTGAGGGCCCACTTGAACTTCCCCACGGCGTAGAGTTCGATCGGCCTTTGATCGTCTTTGATCGTAGCTTTCGTAGGGATGGATCCATATACATGAATTCCACAGGAAACAACCCCTCTATACATCCGCAATGGCAGCCGGAATATTTCGGCGACGTAATCATAGTGAATGGTAAGGCATGGCCGAAGATGACGGTTCGACGTCGTAAATACCGATTACGTATAATCAACGCTAGCAATGCTAGATTCTTCAGATTTTTCTTCACAAATGGCTTGGAGTTCATCCACGTGGCATCTGACTCGACTTACCTCGGGGAACCCGTGGTGACCAATGAAACTCTGCTGGCACCCTCAGAGATTGCTGACGTGGTCGTTGACTTTTCAAAATCAGAGACGGATGAAGCTGTTCTAGCTAACGATGCACCCTACCCTTACCCTTCTGGTGACCCAGTCAATGGATCAAACGGTAAAATCATGAAATTTACAATCAAGAAAAAGAGAGAGTTTGACACGTGGCGAGTACCCGATAAATTGATCCAATATCCTTCCCCGGATTTATCCAGTGCGACGCAAAGACGATACATCGCAATGTACGAATACACAAGCGACATCGGCGAGCCTACGCATCTCTACATCAATGGGAAACCGTACGAGGAGCCGGCAACGGAGACTCCAAAGGCAGGAACGAGTGAGATCTGGAACGTAATTAATTTAACGGAAGATAATCATCCGATGCACATTCATTTGGCACTGTTTACGGTGTTGGATCAAACGGAGCTAGTAAGAGCAGAGGAGTTTAAGGCATGCATGTCGAAAATGAACGACGCCATCAAGTGCCAAATAAGCAAACACGCACGTGGCAAAAAGTTAAGTGTGGCAGCTCATGAGAAAGGGTGGAAGAATGTGTACAAGATGACACCTGGATATGTGACAAGGATATTAGTTAGGTTTTCTTACATACATTCCAACACTTCATACTCATTTGATCCAACTGGAATGCCCGGTTACGTGTATCATTGTCAT ATCTTGGATCACGAAGACAATGCGATGATGAGGCCACTTGTGGTGATGAAGTGA